From Rhopalosiphum padi isolate XX-2018 chromosome 2, ASM2088224v1, whole genome shotgun sequence:
ACtacaaaatcttaaatttaaaaataaggaaatatatacagggtgattcttttatcataaaacactcattatttcataaagtattcatgtttttgaaaatatttctttacatagtttcaagttgttaaaaagactacgtttttattaaaaaattatatttttttacttttttgaatggcaacatagttttaatttcatatccaaagcagaataattttctgagtatttttatttatcaaaaaagtaaaaaacttaaaaaaatatttttaataaaaacatagtcTTTTTGGATATTTTTGTATCCAACCATGATCTTTCAACACTATGTGTGCGCACCTGTCAGGGGTCAACATAATTTtcttaatgatttttgattaaCAGTTTCATGAATGAACCCTTCATAACGGTATGAGGGCCACTCATCTGAGTGCAGTGGCGTAATTGTGGGGGGCAAGAGGGGGCACTTGCCCTCcctgacaattttttgaaagctaaaggtatatattttaaccggggGAGGGGTGGaagggttttgataataataaatatattacattcattatacattgccccccctagattttttcccaTTTACGCCACTGTCTGAGTGAATGACGGAACCACCTTCAAATTACCAATAAAGAACTGGGTAGTAATAGGTAGATCCATGATATAATAGGTATCTTAAATCTTTTAAACATCGAATCGGTGCTTATAGTTTACACCAACATTATTGTACTTGGTAGGTACGAAAAAAACAGCTCTATTTATACCTTACCCAATATAGTGATGCGCCTACATAATTCTAGCACTATAAATATAGTTGAACCACTTAAACATTAAGAAACGATTTGAGTAATAACTTCAAAATTAAGTTAATGCAAGAAGAAGACTAGGTACCTAATACTGTAATAGGTTTAggtaaaccatattatatatataggtacattaaaacatTAAGTTAGTCGCCAGACAAGATTGGACTGAGTGGACTGATTGGAGTGTGAAGTGACTGTCTACTGGACAagtgtacaataatacaatattatattttaaattaccgtTTTGGCGTTTTCTGCGAAATGAGACACagctttgaataatataaattatttaaattacgtatttatatttaaattaaacatgcatatttaattttattcttccaTGATAAAATTCCATGTGGTGTGATTTCCTATCAACATTATCAACTTATAAAATTAgctaaatatttatgttctatcttttaaagattattttatttgaaaagaaatttatattttattttttatctatatttattctatCCTCAATCCTCATTCCTTACGTTTGTACTGTTTgtagtttttcaaattttataataataataattataagtttatagtaaaatttgatTGGAATTATGTCTATTAAAATGTCTGATAATGATTCACTAAATATtgggtaaattatatttaatatattaagaacttattttaaaatattagcctTGCCTTTGAAATGACAAACTTgtcaaataatatatgaaagttaatatacataattttattttgtattatagtaatacttaTAAAGTGGCAAACAATGGTCAACTTATTAAACTAGAATCAAATATTCTTGGTGCACAAACTTTGATCGTAACTGATGATGATGGATCTCTTGAATCTGTTGATGAACAACCTACTGCTGCTGTCATAGAAAACGGAAACGTAACTGGAATTGTTATGAGTAAAACCAACGATACAAACATTACACAATATGAGCTTAGACCAAACAATAATGCTAGTAAGCATTCTAAACACTAAGTATAtagttctaaatttttaaatgttgttcttGTTTGTAGCTCAGTTTTTTGTTGTACAAccaattaatgatttatttacaaCTACAACAACTGTTAAAAGACCTATTGTACCACTCAATAGTGAAGTGTCCAGAAAACGAGTAGATCGTACTGTTGTAAcagtaagtaatttaaaatgaatttaatttacataatattatcatcattaattatgttgaaataaacattactttttttgtattattttaacatcattttaaagcttatgttaaattataagctttatattcatattgttgataaataaactaaaatacatttaaaaaatgtatgataatgttTAAAGAGGGATGCTAAAAGACGATTGACACACAATGAAGTAGAACGTCGAAGACGTGATAAAATAAACCAATGGATAATGTATATGAGCAAAATTATACCAGATTGTGCTGAAGAAAACAAGACTAATTATGATAACCAGGtaatattaggtacttttttataatgtctatttattaaataagtttttttaatgaatgattataagaaaattaatatatatcagTCTTGTTTTCATTGTGTGTAtagataaagatatttttaatatctccattattggattaaaaaaaaattctaataattttttttaattataagcttTACTGTATTTgtcaacttaaatatttattattagtctaCTTTggacttttttgaaaatttttcttaatagttgaaatctattataattttataatttaaatttagtattattcgtttatttattaattacttatttcattaaaaattaaaataataaattataaattatattttcaattttgtattaataattcataataattatcattatttgttcTAGAGTAAAGGAGGAATTCTAGCAAAAGCATGcgattatattaatgaattaaaatcaaCTAATCAAAGATTGATGGATTGTGTCAAACAAATGGAGGCTGTTAGTAGACATAATGATGAACTAAGGATGGAAAATGAAGAATTAAGAGGAATTTTATCACAACATGGATTATTATCTGAAaggtaattgttaatatttcaataattgttgACTGAAATTATgtgagatatttaaaatatgtataagtaaatgattattaagcataatatatgttttaatacaattgtaatCTAGAGTATTGCCTACTGTATAACATTTTCAGCAAATTTCCAAATTTAGACTGGCACTGGTAAATTATAGGGTATCTAAAATAGTTTGGTaaaactctataatattatcgtggttGAGCATTAGCGAACAAATAAAAGTAAACCCAAGGATAAAcagtatttaatagttaattttggtctatagttctatataaataagataagtagaagttataaattaataagtatatgctaaataatcaaattaccaaataaaatacaatggaTGTTAAAATAGTCAAATGatctacaaattttattttaaagatataattctatttatatacagtatactattcaatatatgattttttaatattttaaacttttagtttttatcataaaatatttattaggatTTACCAATTCTTATTTGTAAAAGTCTgagctataataatttttaggagTTTGACCAGACTACTTTGAATATtctagaatttattaaaatctattggTGAAAGCCATCATAACAGCCTACATTTtgcaaaaatttatattttaaccttagtagttagtatgacaaatattatgtatgtaattacaattgtatgaattaatattgttattatggttTTAGTTTTGTTTCGAGAGATGGTGATTCTTCGTGAGAATTATTAGAAGTTATAAATTGTGTTAAACTGATTTAAAATTCATCTttgttactatatttaaaactttcataATACCTAAAAGACCAATGTTTtactatttatgtttaaaattttaaatgttttcaataatattaaaataaataagggctatttaaaatactaaatataatattgtattattaatagctgacttatgatttattttattcagtcCATAAAAAGTTAGTTAAATCTAACTATAATTTTAGATcaaatactaaaaacaaaaacattttttaaataataagtaatttattattaattattattatactttagtgACTACCATAAATTGTACTTAacttctataatatatgtaatacaatatttaactgtaaattattatagtaagtttaGAATATATAAAAGGTGTGTTTGTATTgacctaaattttaaatttctgtttGAAAATTCAGCTTGTTTGGTGACTACTGAACTGAACCTAACTTGAGATGTagagttaaaattaaactaaattaatatcttaaataattcTTTGATCTTGAAAAATTCAATGAAACTAAAATAgtcatttaaagataaatattgtaTGTGAATTTAActgttaattgaaatataatttttattttacctaaataaaagctcagaatataattaaaatctattaacagTCAACAAAACTATGCAAAATAatgctttttttaattaaaaatattcattatctggtttaatattttttatttgcaactctataacattttttttttatagaattttagtGATTATAagaacttaaaacatttttttatgatatataaaaaaatgttattgagtGCCTCAATTTGAAAATAGAACATAccttgtatttatttgttgacTGTTCATAAatctgtaattatattttatagtttaggttattgaaataatttttttataaaatcttctctttatatcattaaacaatttctaaaactgtattattaataatatataaacagttttcaggaactatttttattaattatgtatttttaatgtataataaaagaagatttatattattttaaaatagtcttCATATTGTCAAGtataaaatttatgtataagggttattgtttttattttttgtttatagtacTAATCTTGGTAAGtttattgttttgtgtttttgttatgtagtttctaattatttataagaaaaatgttgAATGGAATTACATGcggttttttttgtaaatattaatttatgcgtggttatttttattttattttcttgaatataaatcagaatttaaaaaaataaaaatttgttttcattttgtaaatttttaaccttttaaattttatttttattaaataatgtccaATTtgattaccataatattaaacttcAAACTATGTATTTCACTTTTTTATTGGTAGTCTAGTGGAatgtacacaatttaaattcatttatttaaatttaaaattgtgatgaagtaaattattatattatgtattattaacaaCCCGCTTGACGTCAAATGTCAAACTGTTGCTACATCCTGCATACTTATTGTGAACCGTTTAAggtattatagatttaattagTTAGAACTGGGATTTGaatttaatgcaatataatttttttagtgttcTACTAAGTATCTATCTCTGTCCCCCTGATGTTTTCTTgggattatttcaataaaatttttattttacatttttgactaATTCTACTTTATCGATAATTTTCAAtggtttaagaatattttttacgatttatttttgaagCGAACGTAAATATTGTAGTACaaaacatataggtacctataacgtttattaaatattgttgacTACTGTAATAAAAGATGGCATATCGATTGCTGTCAGGCTGTCTGAGTGGTCAATTAATAGCAAATATCGGTCATTCAAACAAGACGTAGTTGTGGAATTTGTAGATACAAGATAttagatcataataatatgcgttaAGCGTATATGATCTGAGATACTACCCCAATTATTGGGACCcaataatctaattattattttatcatttttaagaaggtacctattttaaattgtcttctgaaaaatattcacaataacACGTTTCCGTCGTACTTTTTTTCTCGAGTTTAACGAATTTTTACTAAGGAAGTAGggacatttttgatatttttcgaGGCATTTCTTAACCCCAGTCTTAATCGTGAAGGTACTAGTATTTAGtaccactattatattatagcattgtGACGTTGACATGTGAACAGAAAACAACTACGTGGCGAGGGGGATGGATTTATTAGTAGGTAAAACATCTTACACGACCTATGACCGTGTCgagaaatcaaatatttttgaatgtataatgtattaagtatttttttacatcaaaTTCGTTTTGTTTGACAAATTATGATCGTCCAATCGAGCCAACCCTAATCCGGATAATCCCCATTGCGGCCTGCGGGCTGTTATTCGTCGACGTGATAAAACCGAACGAAAAATGAAAATGCACGGACATTTAACGCTTTTTATTACTACTAGAGTGCAGTCgtgattttcattattttttttttctataaacaaaTGCACAGATGGAAATGGAATAGTGTTATGTTCACGGGTTCACCGTAaatgttatttgaataattgGTAGTTGGTACTGCACTACGCCGCTCTTGCATTACTCAATTAGGTACTGCATTCAGCCAGACCAGCCAGTCGACTTGTAGTGTCTTGttcgagtgtttttttttatactagatCATTCACGTCTATATTTATGTCCTCACTCGTCGTGTATtactacaacaataattatcgttcattttattttaattacaatattttttcatagaaaCGATTCCTcatagttattttgttaatcTCTAATTTTCGCatcttatttttagttttttttgaattgaaaaaaaaaatcatgag
This genomic window contains:
- the LOC132922713 gene encoding upstream stimulatory factor 2 yields the protein MSIKMSDNDSLNIGNTYKVANNGQLIKLESNILGAQTLIVTDDDGSLESVDEQPTAAVIENGNVTGIVMSKTNDTNITQYELRPNNNATQFFVVQPINDLFTTTTTVKRPIVPLNSEVSRKRVDRTVVTRDAKRRLTHNEVERRRRDKINQWIMYMSKIIPDCAEENKTNYDNQSKGGILAKACDYINELKSTNQRLMDCVKQMEAVSRHNDELRMENEELRGILSQHGLLSESFVSRDGDSS